From Chroogloeocystis siderophila 5.2 s.c.1, one genomic window encodes:
- a CDS encoding ABC1 kinase family protein — MKTLRYTNNLETGYREKSYRWNRENYSSKRRFVDIWLFVIRLLAGFWYNNKSWSYSGGVTDAKRSARRKRQAIWIRNKLLDLGPTFIKVGQLFSTRADLFPSEYVEELAKLQDKVPAFSYAQVETIIEQELGKKLPELFTSFEPIPIAAASLGQVHKAQLHSGEIVVVKVQRPGLRKLFEIDLKILRGITQYFQNHPKWGRGRDWIGIYEECCRILWEEIEYINEGRNADTFRRNFRAYDWVKVPRVYWRYTSSRVLTLEYVPGIKISHYEALEAAGIDRKLVARQGAEAYLQQLLNDGFFHADPHPGNIAVSPEGSLIFYDFGMMGQIKTGVREQLMKTLFGIAQKDAQQVIDSLVALGALVPTDDMGPVRRSVQYMLDHFMDKPFENQSVAAISDDLYEIAYDQPFRFPATFTFVMRAFSTLEGVGKGLDPEFNFMEVARPFAMDLMTNGNGIEGNSFLNELGRQAAQVGSTAFGLPRRLEDTLEKLERGDIRVRVRSIETERLLRRQSNLQLGTNYTIIISAFTLSATLLLVNHYIWLAIIAAAIAAVVGVALVRLLIRIDRYDRMY; from the coding sequence GTGAAAACCCTACGGTATACCAATAATCTGGAGACGGGCTATAGAGAGAAGTCCTACCGTTGGAATCGGGAAAATTACTCAAGCAAACGCCGTTTTGTTGACATCTGGCTGTTTGTGATTCGATTGCTGGCTGGTTTTTGGTACAACAATAAATCATGGAGTTATTCAGGTGGAGTTACTGATGCCAAGCGCAGTGCGCGACGCAAACGCCAGGCTATTTGGATTCGCAATAAGCTGCTAGACTTGGGACCAACTTTTATTAAGGTAGGACAGCTATTTTCGACGCGTGCAGATTTGTTTCCGAGTGAATACGTCGAAGAACTTGCTAAGCTGCAAGACAAAGTACCCGCCTTTAGTTACGCGCAAGTAGAAACAATTATTGAGCAAGAACTCGGCAAAAAACTTCCTGAACTCTTCACAAGTTTTGAACCGATTCCGATCGCCGCCGCGAGCTTAGGTCAAGTTCATAAAGCACAACTGCACTCAGGCGAAATCGTTGTCGTTAAGGTACAGCGTCCAGGATTACGCAAGCTTTTTGAAATTGATTTAAAAATTCTCCGAGGAATTACGCAATACTTCCAAAATCATCCTAAATGGGGGCGCGGTCGCGATTGGATTGGAATTTATGAAGAGTGCTGCCGCATTTTGTGGGAGGAAATTGAGTACATCAATGAAGGGCGGAATGCGGATACTTTTCGACGCAATTTTCGCGCTTACGATTGGGTAAAAGTTCCCAGAGTTTATTGGCGCTACACGTCTTCTAGAGTACTGACTCTAGAATACGTACCTGGAATTAAGATTAGTCACTATGAAGCGCTAGAAGCCGCAGGAATCGACAGAAAATTGGTAGCGCGTCAAGGTGCTGAAGCATACTTACAACAGCTACTCAATGATGGTTTCTTTCATGCCGATCCCCATCCAGGTAATATTGCGGTCAGTCCAGAGGGATCGCTAATCTTCTACGATTTCGGCATGATGGGGCAGATCAAAACGGGCGTGCGCGAACAACTGATGAAGACGCTGTTTGGTATTGCCCAAAAAGATGCGCAACAAGTTATCGATTCTTTAGTTGCATTAGGAGCATTGGTACCCACTGATGACATGGGACCTGTACGACGCTCGGTGCAGTATATGCTCGATCACTTTATGGACAAGCCATTTGAGAATCAATCGGTGGCGGCAATTAGTGACGATCTATACGAAATTGCTTACGACCAGCCCTTTCGCTTTCCGGCAACTTTTACGTTCGTGATGCGGGCATTTTCAACATTAGAGGGTGTCGGTAAGGGCTTAGATCCAGAATTTAATTTTATGGAAGTTGCTAGACCTTTTGCGATGGATCTTATGACTAACGGCAATGGTATTGAAGGCAATAGCTTTCTGAACGAATTAGGTCGCCAAGCAGCCCAGGTAGGTAGTACTGCCTTCGGACTGCCAAGACGTCTAGAGGATACACTAGAAAAGCTAGAACGGGGTGATATTCGCGTGCGCGTACGTTCAATCGAAACCGAGCGGCTATTACGTCGGCAAAGTAACCTGCAATTAGGAACAAACTACACGATAATTATCAGTGCTTTTACCCTGTCCGCTACGCTATTATTAGTCAATCATTATATATGGCTGGCAATTATTGCTGCGGCGATCGCCGCAGTAGTAGGGGTAGCGCTTGTTCGACTGCTCATCCGCATTGACCGATACGACCGAATGTATTGA
- a CDS encoding Stp1/IreP family PP2C-type Ser/Thr phosphatase, whose product MKLRFTGLSNPGLVRFSNQDAYYIDPEGRFFIVADGMGGHTGGEEASRIATQVIRNYLLQHWQSDHATKVLLENAFKQANLAIVREQQLQPQCGDMGTTAVAVVFRDQQPAIAHVGDSRLYLFRGAALQQITADHTWVNMALHQGDITQEEARAHPWRHILLRCLGREELDQIDLQMLNVQSGDRLLLCSDGLTEELADEAIAFHLQSNPAIEKATAALLKAALASGGHDNITVAIVELE is encoded by the coding sequence ATGAAACTGCGCTTCACGGGTCTTAGTAACCCAGGGTTGGTACGCTTCTCGAATCAGGATGCTTACTACATTGATCCGGAAGGGCGGTTTTTTATTGTCGCTGATGGGATGGGCGGTCATACAGGCGGCGAAGAAGCGAGTCGTATTGCAACACAAGTTATTCGCAATTATCTATTGCAACATTGGCAGAGCGATCACGCAACGAAAGTCTTATTAGAAAATGCTTTTAAGCAGGCTAATCTCGCGATTGTTCGAGAACAACAATTACAGCCGCAATGCGGCGATATGGGAACAACCGCCGTCGCTGTCGTTTTTCGCGACCAACAGCCCGCGATCGCGCACGTTGGTGATTCGCGCCTGTATCTGTTTCGTGGTGCAGCACTACAACAAATCACCGCGGACCATACTTGGGTGAATATGGCTTTACACCAAGGTGATATTACGCAAGAAGAAGCCCGCGCGCATCCCTGGAGACATATTCTGTTGCGCTGTTTGGGTCGCGAGGAGCTAGATCAAATTGACCTGCAAATGCTCAACGTTCAAAGTGGCGATCGCTTGCTGCTATGTTCAGATGGATTGACAGAAGAACTCGCTGACGAAGCAATTGCTTTTCATCTTCAATCAAACCCTGCGATCGAGAAAGCAACAGCTGCCTTATTGAAAGCTGCCTTAGCAAGCGGTGGGCATGATAATATCACCGTAGCGATCGTTGAACTTGAGTAA
- a CDS encoding NblA/ycf18 family protein, protein MDQPIELSLEQQFSIRSFETQVQNMSHEQAKDFLVKLYQQMVMREATYKQLLKHHWGLEGGSWA, encoded by the coding sequence ATGGATCAGCCGATCGAACTTTCTTTGGAACAACAGTTCAGTATCCGCTCCTTTGAAACACAAGTACAGAACATGAGCCACGAGCAAGCCAAAGACTTCTTGGTTAAGCTCTATCAACAGATGGTGATGCGTGAAGCAACGTACAAGCAGCTGCTGAAGCATCACTGGGGATTAGAAGGAGGTAGCTGGGCTTAA